From the genome of Chelonoidis abingdonii isolate Lonesome George chromosome 13, CheloAbing_2.0, whole genome shotgun sequence:
GACCCTGCATGCTCGGCAGGACGACTACTTCGTGACGGCCGACCAGCTGTGGGTGCCTCTGCGCTGGATCGCGCCCGAGCTCATCGACGAGGTGCACGGCAACCTGCtcatagtggatcagaccaaaTCCAGCAACATCTGGTGAGCGCAGGGCCCAGGTGGGGCACGTGCCAGGCTGCCAGcagcccctgcccgccccccgGCTGTGTGCAAGTGATTCACGCCCTGCCCTCAGCCAGCACATGGGTGTGAGTCGGGCCTGTGTCCCTGCTCAGGATGTGTCAGTGCCTCGTGGTCTGGCAGGCAGCCcttgggctgtggggcggggAACAGGGCAGGGCTGCCATTCCCATATGGACCCAGCAGGGGATGGGCCTCCCCTCCTGGAGAGTCACAGGGGCCTGTGCCTGGCCTCAGCCCCTGGCAGGGTGGGCATCGGGGGCAGAGTGGCTGGGGAGGGTCTGAGGCCAGAGCTGTAGAGGAGGTCAGCATGGGTGGGTCAGCTGACTGCCACCACCTGCCCTTATAATctgagaggccagggctggatgCCCGGCTGTGTGAACAGGCATAAGCCCAGTGGAGCGGGGCCTGTTCGCACCAGGTGGGGATCTGGCCTGTTGACCCCAGTGGCTGGGTCATGTCCCTCCCTTGGCCTTTCCTCTCTGCTGTTGGTTGAActcccccccccgccgtgctgcCACGACACACACTCGTCCCTGTCTCTGCAGGTCTCTGGGCGTGACGATCTGGGAGCTGTTTGAACTGGGCAACCAGCCCTACTACCGCTACTCCGACCGGCAGGTGCTCACCTACGCCATCAAGGAGCAGCAGCTCAAATTGCCCAAGCCCCACCTAACGCTGTTGTTGTCTGAGCGCTGGTGAGGAGCACGCCGCAGACGCCGGGGTGGGGTGGATTTGCCAGGTGCTGCCGGAGGGTGGCAGATTTCTGCCTGCCTTGGGCCTTGGACCACTGCGTTAGCAACATGCTTGCCGAACACTCTCCTATTTGTGcatcctcccttcctctcctccggTTCCTCTCGCCTGggctggctctgggcaggggtgcATTGAGGGGCCTGGTGCCATCTGCCGGGCGGGGGCAGTCCTGCTGAACAGTGAGTCAGAATGCACATGGCAGTGCCGTGTGCAGGCGAAGGGTGGGCGTGTGCCGGTGCCCAGCCGCCCTCTCACCGGCTGGTGGAAGGTCGCCTTCTTGCTGGGgttggcagggagatgggggctggggagcatGCAGCCACAAGGTCCTGCCACAGTGGCTGCAGGCAGGTGGGGGCGCTGTGCAGGGACAGACCCCAGTCTCCTTCTGTGTCGCAGGTACGAGGTAATGCAGTTCTGCTGGCTGCAGCCCGAGCAGAGGCCGACGGCGGAAGAGGTGCACCTGCTTCTCTCCTACCTGTGTGCCAAGGGGGCGACAGAGGCAGAAGAGGAGTTCGAGAGGCGCTGGAACTCCATGAAGCCCAACAGCAGCTCCAGCACCAGCCACCACGGCACCGAGGTCTCCTCCTTCCCGCTGCTGGAGCAGTTCTCTGCCGAAGGCTTCCATTCAGACGGAGACGACGTCCTGACTGTCATGGAGACCAGCCAGGGCCTCAACTTCGAGTACAAATGGGAGCCCAGCAAGGCTGAGTGCTTCCAGGTGCCCACgggggccctgagccccagcagtgCCACCCAGTACCAGGACTTGTACTACCCCGCCAGCTCCATGGGACGGCTGAGCCTCGGCGTCTCGccgtcctgctatgagtgcaagcagcagggctgcccaagcCTGCACACGCCCAGTGTGGTGCCCATCCTGGGCACCCACAGCCCCTCGCTCAGCAGTAAGTACTACATCCGCATCGAAGGGCCCTCAGAGGGTCGCACCGAGCTGGACTACGCCATGTGCTCCTACAGCCCCGACTGTGAGTATGGCTTCCCGGCCAAGGGGTCCCACTGGCAAGCCAAGGGGGGCCAGGACGGTGGTGCATACGACTCAGATAACAGCCCCACTGTCTCCCTGACCATGGAACCCCTGCTGGGCCCCGCCCCGCCCAGCGAGGGCTCTTGGGAACATCCCGATTACTACTCCTACCAGAGCCACAGCAAGGAGCCTCCATACTACCAACCGTCCCCAGGCGATGGCGCTGACCACTacctgctggaggaggagcccTTGGAGGCCGGCAGCAAGGAGTGGCAGGTCCCCAGTTTCCAGAAGAACATCTTTGAGGATCCTCTGGGCATCTCCCCATCAGTGAACTGTGCCTACGGCCCCCCCGGCTATGAggagccccacccagcccccttgGCAGGGAGGCTGCTGGAGTGTGTGGGGCAGAAGGTAGCCAGCAGGcctcagggctccaggctggactGCATCACCTTGGAGCTGGGTGAGGAAAGCCCGGGCAGCAGCCCCCAGTGCGGGAGCAGAGAGTGCGCAAGCGGGCTGGTCCCAGAGAATGTGAGTGCAGTAGTGCAGAGGCAGCACTGGACGTCCGACAGCTTGGCCAAGAACAACAGAAGCAACTGCCCTCCACCCTGTGAGCCCCCTGCCAACGACAGCTGGTGTTACCGCCACATGATCACCTTCCAGGGACTCATGGCTGAGCCCCTGGACTCTGTGCCATGCGACGAGGCCCAGCTCAGGGACGCTTTGCAGGAGAGGAGCCCATTGGTCAAGGACTTGCGGCTAGCGCTGCAGGACCAGCCCCTCATTGAGAACCATAGCTTCTGCTTGGATCCCGGGCAGCGCAGAACCCTGAGCAATAAAGAggactcttcctcttcctcctcctcctcctccgcccaCGGCCTGGGAGACTGGGAGAGCCATGACTCACCCGCTTTCGACCTTTTGGAAGACACAGCGCTGGCAGGCGTTTCCGGTTCACAATGTGCCTCCACTGCAGCGCTTCGTACAGACTCGTCGGCCGGAGCTGCAGCCCAAACATGCCTGGATGATGCCAGCACAGCATCAAGACAAgctgagagaggggaggggaatcaCCATGCCCAAATGCCACAGCCAAAGGGTATGGATCCATCAGGGCCTGTTGATATGGAACATGCCGAGGCAGGGGCAGCTTGCCAGCTATCTGAGAGCACCACTGTGCTGGCTGAGGGGGCAGCTCTCCCACTAAGTCCTGGGGAGTGGGCTGTCCCATATGCCCACACAGAGGGCAACCCTTGTGAAGACTGCACCCAGATCCCTTCAGAGGCCTCTGAGGCAGCTGGCCAAGCGCCCGGAGACATTGCAGTGGAGAGTGGGAAGAGCATCACAAGTGACCTGGACCGGACCCCAGACAAGACCTTCTCCAGCACCAGCTTCCCTGACATGGATGACTGCAGCGATGAAGATACCGCGGAACTCACGTCTGGTGTCTTCACTGACTTCTCCGGAGACTACGTGGAACGAGCGGACGTGATTGCATCCTTCAAGTCTCTCCAGAAGCAGGTGGGGACGCCAGACTCCCTAGACATCCCATCCACAGCCAGCTCATGCGAAGTCTTCAGCCTCATCAGCTACGTCCCCTCcagccagcccaaggccctggaCAGCGGCTATGACACCGAGAACTATGAGTCCCCGGAGTTTGTCCTAAAGGAGCCGCATGAGCCCAGGGAGCCAGAGACTTTCACCCACCTGGGGAAGTCACCCGTAGGTCTGGCGGTGGGCGAAGGGGACGGTGTGGCCTCAGAGATGCACCTCTCCTCATCCTTCAGTGCTGAACTTCACGGCCTGAGCGAGAAGAACCCATACCGTGACTCGGCCTACTTCTCAGACTACGACACCGACGCCGAGAGGTACCTCAAGGAGGATGAGGACAGCGATGGGTCTGAAGCCCAGGACAGGGAGGCGGGGTGCTTTCAGCTGGATGCACAAGGCCTGGGGAGCTCCCCGAGCCAAAACagtgatggggaggagccagcccagcccagcgacACCCCCGACAGCCCTCTGGGAGCTGCATGCACCATGGGGACTGGAGCTTCTGGTGTAGGCTTCTCAGTGGCAGGTGAAGTGGTGAGTCCTGTGGAAGGGAGCGTCCACCCAGAGCCAGAGCTGGGAGGTGCCGCCAGGGCTGAGGAGACAGCTGCAAGCCACAGTCCAGACTCACACAGCTCCAGAGATACGACCTGGGAAAAGTGCCCTTCCATCCCCAGCATCCCAGCAGAGTCTGTGCCATCCAAGTCCTTCTTCCTGTCTCCTGTGGTAACAAGCCCAGAGGGCACAGCTCTGCTGGTCCTGGCCAAAGCTGGTGAAGAAGAATTCGTGCAGGAGGGGCTCTCAGGCCTGCTGGGTGAAGCTGTGGCTCCTAGCTCTGAGCCTGAGGGGCCGGAGCACCCTTTAGAGGAGCCAGGGGTGCAAGTGGCCCCAGAAGGGGAAGcgcaggagggtcctggggggaccCTAGCAGAAAAGCTGTCACTAGCTCAGGGCTGGCAGTTGTCCTTGGacctctctctgcagcaggccAATGCGGAGCTGCAGCCACTCGGCCCTGAGCGGCGGGAGGAGCCTGAGGACGAGGAGGAGGACACCGAGGACAGCGACGAGTCGGACGAGGAGCTGCGCTGCTACAACATCCAGGAGCAGAGTGAGGAGAGCGAGGATGAGCCAGCTGCTGTGCCCATTGTGGTGGCTGAGAGCCACAGCACCAGGAACCTGCGCAGCTTGCTCAAGATGCCCAACCTGCTGTCCCAGACCTTCTGCGaggacctggagcggaagaagaaGGCTGTGTCCTTCTACGATGACGTCACCATCTACCTCTTTGACCAGGTGAGCAGCCCTGGGCCCTAGTTGCTGCCTTCTCATGCAGTGAGCTCAGGAGGGCAGCAGACGGGCATCATCCGGGAGGGCATCCCAGGGCTCTGTCCCCAGCTTCCTCCACATCCCTGCCCAGTTGAGCTGGGGAGACTGGGGAGGCCTTTGTGACATGGGGCCTCCATCCATTTCCCAGTCAGTGGATGCCAGGCCCCTGAGGGCACGGACTGGAGTACCTGGAATGGGAGCATCATCACTGCCTGACTCTCGGGCATGTGTCTTTATGGGCTGATTTTCCAAGGTGTCTTTTAATGTCCAGGAAAGTCCCACTCGGGAGCTCAGCGACCAGACATTCCCAAAGGTCACGGCACCTTCACTGCAGCCCATGCAGAGCAACAGCACCAGTCCCACAAGCCCGATGGACAGACTGAGCACATCTGACGACTCCTCAGATGGCAACGCCTCTGAAGAGAGTGAGGACTTGTGGTGGGCTGAGCGCCCACAGCGGGGGAGGGACTCAGCTGTATAACTGCCACTGGCTCTGGGCATGGACACCTGTCCCGCCACCTCCAGGCTGCCCCCTCCAGGCCTGATTCCCTTGGGCATAGCGGGCATCAGGTGGCACTAGCTCAAGGCCCCAGAGAATCTGGAGGCGAATCCACATGGACTACAGTGGGCGCTCTCTGAAGGGTGGAGCTCGAATTGAGAGTCCACAGGCTGAGAGACGGAGTGGGCACAGCGGTAATGATGAGCCCAGCTGAGCGGCAGCAGGCCGAGGGGGCGGCGGGTGCGACAGGCCCGGCCGAGGGCGGTCAGGCCGAGGGGGCGGCGGGCGCGGCAGCGACAGGCCCGGCCAGGGCGGTCAGGACGAGGGGGCGGCGGCAGCGACAGGCCCGGCCGAGGGCGGTCAGGCCGAGGGGGCGGCGGGCGCGGCAGCGACAGGCCTGGCTGAGGGGTGGCAGGACTGGGCACAGGCCTGCTCCTGATGTGTCACTGTGATCATTGTCTGCTCCAGGCGGTGGATTCGAGTGGGATGATGACTTTCCACTCATGCCCGTGAAGTCATCGTTAATGACCTCACTGACGGTAACACCGGTGATGCCAGTCTCGGCCGTCCCCAGCCTTCCCTCGCTGGTCCCAGTCCAGAAGCAGGTGCCACCGATCCAGTTCTCCCGGTTCACCGTGTCACCTGCGCCGGTGTCCAGGTTCTCCATCACACACGTCTCTGACTCGGACATAGAGTCCGTAGGaggtgagggctggggctgggtgctCAGTCCTATAGGGAGCTGGGAGTGATGAGACATGCAGCAATCTCTCTTTGAGCTGTTCTGGCTCGCATGCCATGCGTGGCTGGGTCTGCCTGCAGCCCGGGACCCATCTGATTGCCTTGGGATCCATTATAGGAAGCAAAGTGGGGTGGGTGGTTTGGATGCGGAAGGGAAGCCATGAACGCCTGAAGTTCACTCAAAGTCTGATACTGGTAAGTCCCTCTCCCCTAGGGGCCCCGTACACCAAATCAGGCAGTTCGTTGCCGGTAGATGTGCTGCAGGCTTAGGGAGGGAATACACAgaactaggagccaggactcctgggttctacagTCATCTCGATCACTGacttgctgagtgaccttgggttAGTCACTGCAtcccccctgtgcctcagtttccccatgtatgAGATGGACGTGCCCACCATGCTGCGTTGCTAAGTGAGCTGATGTCTGAACTCACCAATGCTAAGTACTATTAGCTCTTACTGTGTCTGTGGGCCCTTGTGCAGGCTGCATGCTGCCCAGCAAGTAGCAGCGTGGCCCAGCTCTCCTGCTTGTCTAAATGAGCTCTTTGGCTGAGCTTGGGAACTAGAGCTGGAATGTTGTCCCTGTGACATCAGGCTCTCCTCCCCAGGCCCTAAGCCCTCTAGGGAGGCTGCCAAGCATGAACGTGGCTGGGTCATGTCGGTGTCCCATACCACACAAAGGTGCTTCCCTTGTTGGCTGGGAGTGTGGACTGGGCCCCTCCATGTTGTACTCAGCGTAGGCCGCCAGCCTTACCAGCTAGGGTGGGATGGGTCTGTCGAGGTGACATGTCCATTCCTGTGGGCTGGCTCCTAAAGTTCTGAGAACTCCGCCTGTTCTGTCTCTGTTCCAGGCAGCAGTGAAGACGGTGACAGAGAATGAGCCTGCCCACATGGTTGCTTGGACGTCTCCTGGTGTCGGTGTCGGCCTCGGGTCCAAGGAGAGAGGCTGAAGGACGGGAACTGCGCATGGGCCCCAGGCTCCTGGGACCTTGCTCTATTTTTCTAGGCAGATTTTATGGGAAGGATTTTGTTTGCTGCTAGCCGGACTCGTGCCCGGTGGCGCTGCAGCGAGGCGGTTGGTGAtgaccgtgtgtgtgtgggggtggatgggtgggtgcGTGCGTGTATAAATATAGACATATAAATTATAGCATTTAAAGGGTAGCGCTGTGACCTTGCTAACATCACTGAGTCTCCACCTTGGCCATTTTGCGACCCAGCAGCTCGTGGCGtcttgctcccctctccccaggttTCCTGAGAAGAGTCCAGACTCACCTCTGGTGATGGCTGCCCTGTTCCTGTGCTCTCCGGGCTGCCTGACATGTAAGGAGCTTGGCATTCCTGCGCTTTCACATCAGTAGATGGGAGGGGCACTCCAGCCATGATCTCTGTTGCACGGGCACTTGGCTTTTTGGTCACAGGGCACTGCCCGTCTTTGGTTATGGTCTTCCTGCTGGGTGTTTGTAATCTCTAACGCACTCTAACCTCTCCTCTAAGCACTGTTCCGCCGCCTGCGTCTGGAGCTGTTGGGAGAGGAGGGCTCAGGATGGTTACAGCAGCACTGGATGTTGTTGCCGAGGTCAGGAAGGAGCAGTAGCTACGGCAGTGGCAGCGTGGGCCTAGGACAGATAGCCCATGTGCTTTGGCTTGGGAAAAagctgtggcaaagcaggggagaTGGCCTGGGTGGAGGCCAGACTCCCAGGCCCTAGGCTGATCACTGCTGATTAGAGGAAGCTCTTGACATTTATTTCTCTGTGATTTACTTTTCCAGAACTCTCTTGCTAACAGCGCTTCCCCTTTGCCTCCGATCTCCAGCTCCCCCACAGGGCATCTGGTAAGAGTCCCCTAGGAGCTGGGAGCATCTCAGTAAGAGCAGTTTGTTTGCCCTgtcctcccagctccctgctgtagGTTGGCGTGTTCCCCCACCTGCCTTTCTCCCAGCTGTGTCCACcctgtgtgggtccctgccactcttCTGGTGTCACTGGAGCCCAGGTGCGGCACCTGCCTGCCCCAGAATTATAGCTGAGTAGAATGGTACAGGCcacgggcagggcagggctgggctgggcgccAGGCATTCCCAGCTTGGACGCTCACTCCCTTGACTCCTCTGTGGCCTTAGGTAAGTCACTGAGCCTCCCTGCCcccgtttccccatctgtaaaatggggataatgcttgcCCTGCCTTGCAAGAGGTGATGTGAGGATGGCAGCCTTAATGCCTAGTAAGTGCTCTgggaagtgctaagtattatcatCTGGCCATGTTTCATCCCTGAGGTGTTTGTCTTTGCTACACAGCAGGGTTTTCCCCAGATGCCCACGCTCCTTTTGCACCTGTAAGTGGAGCCCTTTTGGCATCGCACCCTGTGCAGTGGAGGGCAAGGCCAGGGAGTGGGAGCCCAGTGCTCTCCTTGGTAATGGGGCTGGCAGCATGGTGCCTGGTGCCAACAGGCAAGGCCTTCAGGGGTGGTTTTGTGCCAGACTGCCAGGCATCCCAGCAGATGGTGCGTGGCCGGAGAGCTGGTAGCCGTGTGCTGCCGGGAGGTGTCAGGTGTGTAGCTAAGCAGAGGAACTGCCAGCGGTACTATTTTTGTAAAACTGAACAAACCTGCTGTTGACTGAACTAACTCCAATGTGCTGTAAGTTATTGTTGCCAAAGAGATGTGAAAAGTTTTTCGAGGGGTGAGGTCtctgttggtttttatttttattagtttgaGGCTTAGGATAATTGTGCAATTCTGCCTTCCCGAAGGAAAAGAGACTAAATGGAGCAGAGAGCAGCCTCGAAATCAGGGGGTTGTTTCCTTTTGGGCCTATAGACCAAACACTGAGGTGAGAaatcagcccccctgctcccccgtCACTATCCTTGCCTGCTTGCCGactttggggaggtgggggcgtGTGCGTGTGGCATCTCTGTTTGAAGTTGTTTTTTCTTCGATCCTGTTGCGCTTGGGCAGTGCTGTGCATTTGGCAGAGATTAAGAGGCAACCAAGCAGGCACCATCTTCAcccccctcccaacacacacacactctctctctctctctctctgctggcaaACCTGCTGGCTCTCACTTCCATCTGCATTTCACTGTTGGATTGTGAGTGGGGCATGAAAAGCACTTTAACCTCTCCCTCTagctctgcctccccaccctcctAGCTCTGTTTGCCTCCCGCTGCTCCTGGCTGGGTTGTTTCACCTGGCAGTGTCCCGGCTCCCTGCATGGCATGTCCCCTCTGGCGTGACACTGCTGGGGCTATGCATGGCTCCCCTGCAGGGCGTGGGAGCTTCGGGCTGGCGGTGTCAGGCTGATGTCCCGGGCCCTGCTTAGCTCTGGTGTGAGGGATAGCAGGGACTGCCATTTGCACAGTCACCGTTTGGATGGGCGGTGGGAGCTCTGCAAGTGCCACTTGGAACTAAGCTGCTGTGCCTTGCCTCCCACCCCGATCACTCAGCCCAGCATGTTCTGCCAGGCCGTGGGTTGGACTAGCAGCCTCAGCCCCTCCTGTTACATGGGGGTTGCTGGATGCACATGTGTGTGGATGTGCAGCCCCCATCCCAGTGACCATTCCTTTGGACCCTGTATGGGCCAGCCCAGAGACCAGGCCCTCGGCTTTGGCTAGGAGAGTGCAAATATGGCCCTGCACAGAATACACTCTCTGCACACCTGCCATGTGGGGCTCAGACCAGCAGAGGCCCTGGCGCCATCCCTCTGCACTAGCAGTGACTGTACCATAACCAAGGGCCACGGGCTACTCACACCGTGTGCTGCAAATAGTTCTCCACGCTGGAATGGGCCCTTCTTCCAAGCCCTCATATCACTAGACCAGTTATAACTGTAGAGATGTAGCATTGGCCCCTCTTATTTGTCTCCATGCTAAGGGCCCCAAGCTGCATTGCTCCTGGCTCTACCTCCTTGTCCTTGCCCTTCTCCGGCCCCTCTTCCCCATGGGCCGGGAGTGTAACGAGCACAGCCCAGAGGCTCCAGATGGAGCCACCCTCATTGCCTTTGAGTACGGCATTAGAGCAGGAGTTCTCACCCCCcactgacaacaaaaattactggaggaagggggaaccagagcccaagccctgccacccggggtggggtggggcaaagcttgagggtttcagccctgggcggtgggCTCGGACCTTGGCTTCAGCCCCGAGCCCCaccaagtctaatgccagccctggcgaccccattaaaatggggttacaacccactttggggtcctgacccacagtttccTACCTGCTGCATCGGAGTCTGATCCCTGCTCCTCTAGCCTCACGCAACCTGCTGTGGTgctagcagggctggctggggggctaCTGTCACCGATGCCCGGTGCTTTGAGCTAGGTTGCTCCAATTACTCCAGCACCCAGCAAACTGCACGGggcctttaattttttttgctgccAATGTGCATTCCAGCCCCTTGCATTTGTCAGCTTGTTCAGGTCTCATTCACACTCCTCTCCCGTCTTGACTTAAGAACCTCACGTCAGCAGCACAGTTTGCTACCTCCCTGCTCACACCCACCCCCTCGCCAGCTTATTAAAATCTTACACATCACAGGCTGTAGGATCGTGCTGTGAGGGCCCCTGCTGTTAGCCTTGTCCCGTGATGCACAGCTGGTCTTTGCAGGCAGGTGCCTTGCCAGGTTTTGCACCATGACAACACTTTACTGCTCACACATCAGGACCCCTCCCGCAAGCATCTAGCAGCCATGGGTgtaggaccttgtcaaaggccatTTGAAAGTGGAAATAACTGGTCACCTCTGGACACATTCAGTGAATGCCAGAGCTAACTGCAGCCTCAAAGCACTGAGCAGCTGTGTTGCTCCTGGCCCTTGACTTGGTCAGAAACCGCTGGAGCgccagcagcccagtgcagcATTAGCAGCTCCATTTATTGTCTAGCAATATTGACTCACGTGCCAGCAGCCCTCTGTAACCAGGACTGCACTGTAGTTTGATGGACTCTCTCCTccttgctgctcctgcccccttgccTTCCTCCACTCAAGCAGCTTACTGCAATTCAGTGCTTCAGGTGGGCGTGAAGTGGTGCAGGAGCCAGTGGCTGCCTTGCACAGGGGATGACGTAGGCAGAACAACAGTGAAAAGACTCATCAGCCATTAGCTTTGCCTGAGGCCCCTTTATTCAGCACACGGTcttgccatgtgctgctcttaAATATtcatcagggctggagcagctaaGGTGACTGCAAAGCTGGAGAGCAGAGATGGATTAAAGCACTGATGAACACTAAGCAGgtggtttcttgcaccttcaGCTTGGTATGGTGTTTAACGACCAGGGCCTCACCTCCTAGCCAGGGTGATGGGCCCAGCCTTCAAGGCTTCTTCTGCTGCCCCAACTGATGCTGGCTTTGCCCATAGGGTCTTGGCATCTGCTCACACTCCCTTTGCAGACGAGCAGGGAGCTCGGCCTAGCGCACCTGTATTCCCCTGGCTAGCACCTCAGGCCTAGACTCTCTTGGCCTTTTGGGCTTTAATACACAAATGCCTCATAGGGCAGCTGCAGGATTAAccctttttaaaacttctttctTGGTTCACTTGTTTGCTGCCCCTGGAGCACTGACAGCCTGTGTGTGTTAGCAGTAGCCTTCTCACACCCACCTCCCCACACAGGGCAGCTGGTGGGGTGGTGCAGCGAGCACGGTGCCTTGCTTACCATGTGCACAAGTCTCCTCCCTGCTAGCAGAGAAACTGAAGAGGAGCTAAAATCCCCTCCTGTTGTGTGATCCCACCCTGGCTAGGCCCTTCAGGCACAACCACAGCTGGTTATTAACTGCCTAAACCAGGGCATTGCCTCAGCTGCCAAAtgcctcctgctgcttctcttccGGTGGAGGAGTAAATCTTTTGAGTTAGTGTCCCCTCAAGACCTACAGCACAGCTCACAGACAGGGGGCTCTGCGAGGCAAAGCACTGG
Proteins encoded in this window:
- the AATK gene encoding serine/threonine-protein kinase LMTK1 isoform X2, with the protein product MALRFTSCPSPRCHSPWPSSQGTQLLKSTDLGRHSLLYLKEIGHGWFGKVFLGEVNLGLSSTQVVVKELKVSASVQDQMQFLEEAQPYRALQHTNLLQCLAQCAEVTPYLLVMEFCPLGDLKGYLRSCQVADSMAPDPLTLQRMACEVACGVLHLHKNHYVHSDLALRNCLLTADLTVKVGDYGLAHCKYKDDYFVTADQLWVPLRWIAPELIDEVHGNLLIVDQTKSSNIWSLGVTIWELFELGNQPYYRYSDRQVLTYAIKEQQLKLPKPHLTLLLSERWYEVMQFCWLQPEQRPTAEEVHLLLSYLCAKGATEAEEEFERRWNSMKPNSSSSTSHHGTEVSSFPLLEQFSAEGFHSDGDDVLTVMETSQGLNFEYKWEPSKAECFQVPTGALSPSSATQYQDLYYPASSMGRLSLGVSPSCYECKQQGCPSLHTPSVVPILGTHSPSLSSKYYIRIEGPSEGRTELDYAMCSYSPDCEYGFPAKGSHWQAKGGQDGGAYDSDNSPTVSLTMEPLLGPAPPSEGSWEHPDYYSYQSHSKEPPYYQPSPGDGADHYLLEEEPLEAGSKEWQVPSFQKNIFEDPLGISPSVNCAYGPPGYEEPHPAPLAGRLLECVGQKVASRPQGSRLDCITLELGEESPGSSPQCGSRECASGLVPENVSAVVQRQHWTSDSLAKNNRSNCPPPCEPPANDSWCYRHMITFQGLMAEPLDSVPCDEAQLRDALQERSPLVKDLRLALQDQPLIENHSFCLDPGQRRTLSNKEDSSSSSSSSSAHGLGDWESHDSPAFDLLEDTALAGVSGSQCASTAALRTDSSAGAAAQTCLDDASTASRQAERGEGNHHAQMPQPKGMDPSGPVDMEHAEAGAACQLSESTTVLAEGAALPLSPGEWAVPYAHTEGNPCEDCTQIPSEASEAAGQAPGDIAVESGKSITSDLDRTPDKTFSSTSFPDMDDCSDEDTAELTSGVFTDFSGDYVERADVIASFKSLQKQVGTPDSLDIPSTASSCEVFSLISYVPSSQPKALDSGYDTENYESPEFVLKEPHEPREPETFTHLGKSPVGLAVGEGDGVASEMHLSSSFSAELHGLSEKNPYRDSAYFSDYDTDAERYLKEDEDSDGSEAQDREAGCFQLDAQGLGSSPSQNSDGEEPAQPSDTPDSPLGAACTMGTGASGVGFSVAGEVVSPVEGSVHPEPELGGAARAEETAASHSPDSHSSRDTTWEKCPSIPSIPAESVPSKSFFLSPVVTSPEGTALLVLAKAGEEEFVQEGLSGLLGEAVAPSSEPEGPEHPLEEPGVQVAPEGEAQEGPGGTLAEKLSLAQGWQLSLDLSLQQANAELQPLGPERREEPEDEEEDTEDSDESDEELRCYNIQEQSEESEDEPAAVPIVVAESHSTRNLRSLLKMPNLLSQTFCEDLERKKKAVSFYDDVTIYLFDQESPTRELSDQTFPKVTAPSLQPMQSNSTSPTSPMDRLSTSDDSSDGNASEESGGFEWDDDFPLMPVKSSLMTSLTVTPVMPVSAVPSLPSLVPVQKQVPPIQFSRFTVSPAPVSRFSITHVSDSDIESVGGSSEDGDRE
- the AATK gene encoding serine/threonine-protein kinase LMTK1 isoform X1, yielding MTEFSVQGSPATQNGPEVYILPLTEVSLPMAKQPGHSVQLLKSTDLGRHSLLYLKEIGHGWFGKVFLGEVNLGLSSTQVVVKELKVSASVQDQMQFLEEAQPYRALQHTNLLQCLAQCAEVTPYLLVMEFCPLGDLKGYLRSCQVADSMAPDPLTLQRMACEVACGVLHLHKNHYVHSDLALRNCLLTADLTVKVGDYGLAHCKYKDDYFVTADQLWVPLRWIAPELIDEVHGNLLIVDQTKSSNIWSLGVTIWELFELGNQPYYRYSDRQVLTYAIKEQQLKLPKPHLTLLLSERWYEVMQFCWLQPEQRPTAEEVHLLLSYLCAKGATEAEEEFERRWNSMKPNSSSSTSHHGTEVSSFPLLEQFSAEGFHSDGDDVLTVMETSQGLNFEYKWEPSKAECFQVPTGALSPSSATQYQDLYYPASSMGRLSLGVSPSCYECKQQGCPSLHTPSVVPILGTHSPSLSSKYYIRIEGPSEGRTELDYAMCSYSPDCEYGFPAKGSHWQAKGGQDGGAYDSDNSPTVSLTMEPLLGPAPPSEGSWEHPDYYSYQSHSKEPPYYQPSPGDGADHYLLEEEPLEAGSKEWQVPSFQKNIFEDPLGISPSVNCAYGPPGYEEPHPAPLAGRLLECVGQKVASRPQGSRLDCITLELGEESPGSSPQCGSRECASGLVPENVSAVVQRQHWTSDSLAKNNRSNCPPPCEPPANDSWCYRHMITFQGLMAEPLDSVPCDEAQLRDALQERSPLVKDLRLALQDQPLIENHSFCLDPGQRRTLSNKEDSSSSSSSSSAHGLGDWESHDSPAFDLLEDTALAGVSGSQCASTAALRTDSSAGAAAQTCLDDASTASRQAERGEGNHHAQMPQPKGMDPSGPVDMEHAEAGAACQLSESTTVLAEGAALPLSPGEWAVPYAHTEGNPCEDCTQIPSEASEAAGQAPGDIAVESGKSITSDLDRTPDKTFSSTSFPDMDDCSDEDTAELTSGVFTDFSGDYVERADVIASFKSLQKQVGTPDSLDIPSTASSCEVFSLISYVPSSQPKALDSGYDTENYESPEFVLKEPHEPREPETFTHLGKSPVGLAVGEGDGVASEMHLSSSFSAELHGLSEKNPYRDSAYFSDYDTDAERYLKEDEDSDGSEAQDREAGCFQLDAQGLGSSPSQNSDGEEPAQPSDTPDSPLGAACTMGTGASGVGFSVAGEVVSPVEGSVHPEPELGGAARAEETAASHSPDSHSSRDTTWEKCPSIPSIPAESVPSKSFFLSPVVTSPEGTALLVLAKAGEEEFVQEGLSGLLGEAVAPSSEPEGPEHPLEEPGVQVAPEGEAQEGPGGTLAEKLSLAQGWQLSLDLSLQQANAELQPLGPERREEPEDEEEDTEDSDESDEELRCYNIQEQSEESEDEPAAVPIVVAESHSTRNLRSLLKMPNLLSQTFCEDLERKKKAVSFYDDVTIYLFDQESPTRELSDQTFPKVTAPSLQPMQSNSTSPTSPMDRLSTSDDSSDGNASEESGGFEWDDDFPLMPVKSSLMTSLTVTPVMPVSAVPSLPSLVPVQKQVPPIQFSRFTVSPAPVSRFSITHVSDSDIESVGGSSEDGDRE